The following proteins are co-located in the Oncorhynchus gorbuscha isolate QuinsamMale2020 ecotype Even-year linkage group LG22, OgorEven_v1.0, whole genome shotgun sequence genome:
- the LOC124009944 gene encoding ciliogenesis-associated TTC17-interacting protein isoform X2 yields MEETATTEEAVELKASSEAIAFLSSIQAAEMQRCLFEDSLVTVSEGGRELGEFKVTVERTICREQPCLLLHAHSHGAIDNTPCGTAITAYVSLNLETLEQNHHEYIKLQDHRLDRKCHMVQHDGQLVVNKITTVGEEIRRQTLSYPLSSVKGFVSEGSNLLLLRVFALRKNVPENMTFLSFDQDTHISTSTYELGCRQQTAGEEVVEVFGVERAVDSVEDIPAMWHCYFLPDGHLASRVQVGSPVTMRLLLLPLQTHTEVRDDKPVFEKRSLVWEEDMQMHSMFLDRKEELKAEHASYLRQHPELRTMMADFLQFLLLRKPSDVFVFAREYFSPFASLQPPGSTFNTSSP; encoded by the exons ATGGAGGAGACTGCTACGACGGAGGAAGCCGTGGAGTTAAAAGCATCGAGCGAGGCCATCGCCTTTCTGTCCAGCATAC aGGCTGCGGAGATGCAGCGGTGTCTGTTTGAAGACTCTCTGGTGACAGTGTCCGAGGGGGGCAGAGAGCTGGGAGAGTTTAAGGTGACTGTGGAGAGGACCATTTGCAGGGAGCAGCCTTGCCTGCTGCTGCATGCACACAGCCATGGAGCTATTGACAACACTCCCTGTGGTACAGCCATCACTG CCTACGTTTCTTTGAACCTGGAGACCCTGGAGCAAAACCACCACGAGTACATCAAG CTTCAGGACCACCGATTGGACAGGAAGTGTCACATGGTCCAGCATGATGGACAGCTGGTGGTGAACAAAATCACCACtgtgggagag gAGATTAGGAGGCAGACCTTGTCGTACCCTCTGTCCTCTGTGAAGGGGTTCGTGTCCGAGGGCTCTAACCTGCTGCTGCTGAGGGTATTCGCTCTGAGGAAGAATGTCCCGGAAAACATGACCTTCCTCTCCTTCGACCAGGACACACACATATCCACCTCCACATAT GAGCTGGGGTGCAGGCAGCAGACGgcgggagaggaggtggtggaggtgtttGGGGTGGAGAGGGCGGTCGACTCGGTGGAGGACATCCCAGCCATGTGGCACTGCTACTTCCTGCCTGACGG GCATCTGGCTAGCCGAGTGCAGGTGGGCTCTCCTGTGACCATGAGGCTCTTGCTACTCCCGctccaaacacacacag AGGTGAGGGATGATAAGCCTGTGTTTGAGAAGAGGTCTctggtctgggaggaggacatGCAGATGCACTCCATGTTCCTGGACAGAAAG gaggAGTTGAAGGCGGAGCATGCCTCGTACCTGCGGCAGCACCCGGAGCTCCGCACTATGATGGCTGACTTCCTGCAGTTTTTGTTACTACGGAAACCGAGCGACGTATTTGTGTTTGCCCGCGAATACTTCTCCCCATTCGCCTCCCTCCAACCCCCGGGGAGCACCTTCAACACCTCCTCACCCTGA
- the LOC124009944 gene encoding ciliogenesis-associated TTC17-interacting protein isoform X1, whose amino-acid sequence MEETATTEEAVELKASSEAIAFLSSIQAAEMQRCLFEDSLVTVSEGGRELGEFKVTVERTICREQPCLLLHAHSHGAIDNTPCGTAITAYVSLNLETLEQNHHEYIKLQDHRLDRKCHMVQHDGQLVVNKITTVGEEIRRQTLSYPLSSVKGFVSEGSNLLLLRVFALRKNVPENMTFLSFDQDTHISTSTYKELGCRQQTAGEEVVEVFGVERAVDSVEDIPAMWHCYFLPDGHLASRVQVGSPVTMRLLLLPLQTHTEVRDDKPVFEKRSLVWEEDMQMHSMFLDRKEELKAEHASYLRQHPELRTMMADFLQFLLLRKPSDVFVFAREYFSPFASLQPPGSTFNTSSP is encoded by the exons ATGGAGGAGACTGCTACGACGGAGGAAGCCGTGGAGTTAAAAGCATCGAGCGAGGCCATCGCCTTTCTGTCCAGCATAC aGGCTGCGGAGATGCAGCGGTGTCTGTTTGAAGACTCTCTGGTGACAGTGTCCGAGGGGGGCAGAGAGCTGGGAGAGTTTAAGGTGACTGTGGAGAGGACCATTTGCAGGGAGCAGCCTTGCCTGCTGCTGCATGCACACAGCCATGGAGCTATTGACAACACTCCCTGTGGTACAGCCATCACTG CCTACGTTTCTTTGAACCTGGAGACCCTGGAGCAAAACCACCACGAGTACATCAAG CTTCAGGACCACCGATTGGACAGGAAGTGTCACATGGTCCAGCATGATGGACAGCTGGTGGTGAACAAAATCACCACtgtgggagag gAGATTAGGAGGCAGACCTTGTCGTACCCTCTGTCCTCTGTGAAGGGGTTCGTGTCCGAGGGCTCTAACCTGCTGCTGCTGAGGGTATTCGCTCTGAGGAAGAATGTCCCGGAAAACATGACCTTCCTCTCCTTCGACCAGGACACACACATATCCACCTCCACATAT AAGGAGCTGGGGTGCAGGCAGCAGACGgcgggagaggaggtggtggaggtgtttGGGGTGGAGAGGGCGGTCGACTCGGTGGAGGACATCCCAGCCATGTGGCACTGCTACTTCCTGCCTGACGG GCATCTGGCTAGCCGAGTGCAGGTGGGCTCTCCTGTGACCATGAGGCTCTTGCTACTCCCGctccaaacacacacag AGGTGAGGGATGATAAGCCTGTGTTTGAGAAGAGGTCTctggtctgggaggaggacatGCAGATGCACTCCATGTTCCTGGACAGAAAG gaggAGTTGAAGGCGGAGCATGCCTCGTACCTGCGGCAGCACCCGGAGCTCCGCACTATGATGGCTGACTTCCTGCAGTTTTTGTTACTACGGAAACCGAGCGACGTATTTGTGTTTGCCCGCGAATACTTCTCCCCATTCGCCTCCCTCCAACCCCCGGGGAGCACCTTCAACACCTCCTCACCCTGA